In Caldicellulosiruptor morganii, the following proteins share a genomic window:
- the queE gene encoding putative 7-carboxy-7-deazaguanine synthase QueE, which produces MDQSLFKVVEKFVSIEGEGIRSGYPAIFFRFAGCNLSCSFCDTKYATHNPVYEEMTAQQIVEYAKSTGFSKVTLTGGEPLIQPDIHCLIDILIKEGFEVNIETNGSVDIRGVNRNAIITMDYKCPSSGMEDRMLPENIKLLGKQDVLKFVVGTHQDMQKAFEIIQAFKPQCSIYFSPVWGKIEPAEIVEFMIKNKLQNCRLQLQLHKIIWPDRERGI; this is translated from the coding sequence ATGGACCAAAGCCTTTTTAAAGTTGTCGAAAAGTTTGTAAGCATTGAAGGTGAAGGGATCAGAAGTGGCTATCCTGCAATCTTTTTCAGATTTGCTGGATGCAACTTGAGCTGTTCATTTTGTGACACAAAATATGCAACACATAACCCCGTGTATGAAGAGATGACAGCTCAGCAAATAGTAGAGTATGCAAAATCAACAGGGTTTAGCAAAGTAACCTTAACAGGTGGAGAGCCACTGATACAGCCAGATATCCACTGTCTTATAGATATATTAATCAAAGAGGGGTTTGAAGTTAACATTGAAACAAATGGATCTGTTGACATAAGAGGTGTTAACAGAAATGCCATTATAACAATGGACTATAAATGTCCGTCAAGTGGTATGGAAGACAGAATGCTACCTGAAAATATAAAGCTGCTTGGAAAACAGGATGTTTTGAAGTTTGTTGTCGGGACACATCAGGACATGCAGAAAGCTTTTGAAATTATTCAGGCATTCAAACCGCAGTGCAGTATTTACTTCAGCCCTGTCTGGGGGAAAATTGAACCGGCGGAAATTGTGGAGTTTATGATAAAAAATAAGCTTCAAAACTGCAGGCTTCAGCTTCAGCTTCACAAAATAATCTGGCCGGATAGAGAAAGAGGCATCTAA
- a CDS encoding DUF1284 domain-containing protein, with protein sequence MELRFHHLLCFLGFRGLGYSEEFIENFKKVYQKVFVENHRICLVIRPDVICMACPELIEGRCKSEEKVKRIDEKLMNFLLKNGIHSFENVLPGDVYKVIQNLSVEEFEAICKDCEWFKLGFCTEGFLKLKDRQNLKQKLKMENRSS encoded by the coding sequence ATGGAGTTGAGATTTCACCACCTTTTGTGTTTTCTTGGCTTCAGAGGGCTTGGATACAGTGAAGAATTTATAGAAAACTTTAAGAAAGTGTATCAAAAGGTTTTTGTTGAAAATCATAGAATTTGCCTTGTTATTAGGCCTGATGTTATCTGCATGGCATGTCCTGAGCTTATTGAGGGCAGATGCAAATCAGAGGAAAAAGTAAAAAGAATTGATGAAAAGCTGATGAATTTTCTTTTAAAAAACGGTATTCACAGCTTTGAAAATGTGTTGCCGGGCGATGTTTACAAAGTGATACAAAACCTTTCGGTTGAAGAGTTTGAAGCCATCTGCAAAGACTGTGAGTGGTTCAAGTTGGGATTTTGTACAGAAGGCTTTTTAAAGCTAAAAGATAGGCAGAATTTAAAACAAAAGCTTAAAATGGAGAATAGATCAAGCTAA
- a CDS encoding biotin--[acetyl-CoA-carboxylase] ligase has translation MDEKSIYILKKLYEDEFVSGESLANELKISRMAVNKRIKSLQQMGFSVASYKKKGYQLVDRDIIRLWQVKDFISSSNLFSDFLYFPQIDSTNSYIKENQQKLVSGTVVYAERQSAGRGRLGRSWVDLEKGIKMSIFLKLGLLDIEKVVPLTLFTGLVVNRVLRRYNVHSFIKWSNDIILNNKKVCGILTELSGELEGSASIIIGMGLNVNCEKIPDEIAEIATSLKKETGSHFDRTDLLIEILKEFESEFENFKNHGFLHFRDEYKSFCINLGKEIVINGTQRAFCKDIGQNGELIVEMDGRIQKIQSGEVTIRW, from the coding sequence ATGGATGAAAAATCGATATACATATTGAAAAAGCTCTATGAAGATGAGTTTGTCTCGGGCGAGAGCCTTGCAAATGAGCTTAAAATAAGCCGCATGGCAGTGAACAAGAGGATTAAAAGCTTGCAGCAGATGGGCTTTTCTGTTGCATCTTATAAGAAAAAGGGCTATCAGCTTGTTGACAGAGATATAATAAGGCTGTGGCAGGTGAAAGATTTCATCTCAAGTTCCAACCTGTTTTCTGACTTTTTATATTTTCCTCAGATAGACTCAACCAACAGCTATATAAAAGAAAACCAGCAAAAGCTGGTATCTGGCACGGTTGTGTATGCAGAAAGGCAAAGCGCAGGCAGGGGGCGGCTTGGGCGAAGCTGGGTTGATCTTGAAAAGGGGATAAAAATGTCAATTTTTTTGAAGCTTGGTCTGCTTGACATAGAAAAGGTTGTGCCTTTAACACTTTTTACAGGGCTTGTTGTTAACAGGGTTTTGAGAAGATACAATGTTCATAGTTTTATCAAATGGTCAAATGATATTATCTTAAACAACAAGAAGGTGTGCGGGATTTTGACAGAGCTTTCGGGTGAGCTTGAAGGAAGTGCCAGTATAATCATAGGAATGGGGCTCAATGTAAATTGTGAAAAAATACCCGATGAGATTGCCGAAATTGCAACCAGTTTGAAAAAAGAAACCGGAAGCCATTTTGACAGAACAGATCTTTTGATTGAAATCTTAAAGGAGTTTGAATCTGAATTTGAAAACTTTAAAAATCATGGTTTTTTGCATTTCAGAGATGAGTACAAAAGCTTTTGCATAAACCTCGGTAAAGAGATTGTCATAAATGGCACGCAGAGAGCCTTTTGCAAAGACATAGGTCAAAATGGTGAACTTATTGTTGAAATGGATGGCAGAATCCAAAAAATACAGAGCGGAGAAGTTACTATAAGGTGGTGA
- the folP gene encoding dihydropteroate synthase — protein MRLISKDANLKKIMYQKGFDEKDILEFEKKADSVILRIDGVRDVPEVITFLSNLGYFVVAKDSMIFATTSRANFERTKCYLAEEGFDCNFEPDFNIAQRMLLAGGKSINLLQTNVMGIINVTPDSFYEASRVDVEAVSKKALEMIKDGADVIDVGGESTRPFSDPVPEDEEIKRVVPAIKAVREVAKDIPVSIDTYKARVAMRAIEAGADIINDISGGSFDREMFRVAAHYNVPIVIMHIKGTPKDMQQNPYYEDVIEEILQYFERKIDEALKAGVEFENIILDPGIGFGKRPEDNLEIIKRCEEFKVLGRPVLIGASRKSTIGAVLGGVGPEERLEGTLAISTICALKRIEFVRVHDVKENKRAILITRAIMNA, from the coding sequence TTGAGACTTATTTCGAAAGATGCAAATCTAAAAAAGATTATGTACCAGAAGGGGTTTGACGAAAAGGATATACTTGAGTTTGAAAAGAAGGCTGATAGTGTAATTTTGAGAATTGACGGTGTTCGTGATGTGCCAGAGGTTATTACTTTTCTTTCCAACCTTGGATATTTTGTGGTTGCAAAAGACAGCATGATTTTTGCAACAACATCAAGGGCAAATTTTGAGAGGACAAAGTGCTATCTTGCAGAAGAAGGTTTTGATTGCAATTTTGAGCCAGACTTTAACATAGCCCAGAGAATGCTTCTGGCAGGTGGAAAATCAATCAATCTTTTGCAAACAAACGTGATGGGGATTATAAATGTCACACCAGATTCTTTTTATGAGGCTTCAAGGGTTGATGTGGAAGCTGTTTCAAAGAAGGCTCTTGAGATGATAAAAGACGGTGCTGATGTGATTGATGTTGGCGGTGAGTCCACAAGACCATTTTCAGACCCCGTCCCTGAGGATGAGGAGATAAAGAGGGTTGTCCCTGCAATAAAGGCTGTAAGAGAGGTGGCAAAAGACATACCCGTTTCCATAGACACTTATAAAGCTCGGGTTGCAATGCGCGCAATTGAAGCGGGGGCTGATATTATAAACGACATCAGCGGTGGCAGTTTTGACAGGGAGATGTTCAGGGTTGCCGCACACTACAATGTTCCCATTGTGATCATGCACATAAAAGGCACACCAAAGGATATGCAGCAAAACCCGTATTATGAAGATGTGATTGAGGAGATTTTGCAGTATTTTGAAAGGAAAATAGATGAGGCGCTCAAAGCGGGTGTTGAATTTGAAAACATAATCCTTGACCCTGGAATCGGATTTGGCAAAAGACCGGAAGATAACCTTGAGATAATAAAGCGCTGTGAAGAGTTCAAGGTGCTTGGAAGACCAGTTTTGATTGGAGCTTCGCGAAAGTCCACAATAGGTGCTGTTCTGGGCGGGGTTGGACCGGAGGAAAGGCTTGAGGGGACGCTTGCAATCTCAACAATCTGTGCTCTTAAAAGGATTGAATTTGTCAGGGTGCATGATGTGAAAGAAAACAAAAGGGCGATTCTGATAACAAGGGCTATAATGAACGCTTGA
- a CDS encoding DUF3006 domain-containing protein, with protein MMDFMRAVIDRFENGFAILELENGKMVNVPAELIPQGAREGDVILIEIDREETKKRQKRINDLFEKLKES; from the coding sequence ATGATGGATTTTATGAGAGCTGTGATTGACAGGTTTGAAAATGGCTTTGCCATTCTTGAGCTTGAAAATGGCAAGATGGTGAATGTGCCGGCTGAACTAATTCCGCAGGGTGCCAGAGAAGGAGATGTCATTTTGATTGAGATTGACAGGGAAGAAACCAAAAAAAGACAGAAGAGGATAAATGATTTATTTGAAAAGCTGAAAGAAAGTTAA
- the folK gene encoding 2-amino-4-hydroxy-6-hydroxymethyldihydropteridine diphosphokinase yields the protein MQKAKIFLSLGSNLGDRQKNIQTAIEYLKENVEIEKVSTIIETKPYGYTQQPHFLNCCLMGKTSLLPFELLDFVLGIEKKMGRERIFKWGPRNIDIDILFYDSLVIDDKKLKIPHPELQKRDFVLIPLNEIAPDFVHPVLKKTVSQLYRELVNTK from the coding sequence ATGCAAAAAGCAAAGATTTTTTTATCACTTGGTAGCAACCTTGGTGACAGGCAAAAGAATATACAAACCGCCATAGAGTATCTGAAAGAAAATGTGGAGATTGAAAAGGTCTCAACAATCATTGAAACAAAGCCATACGGGTATACACAGCAGCCGCACTTTTTAAACTGCTGCTTGATGGGCAAGACCAGTCTTTTGCCATTTGAGCTTTTGGACTTTGTCCTTGGCATTGAAAAGAAGATGGGCAGAGAGAGAATTTTCAAATGGGGACCAAGAAACATTGACATTGATATTCTTTTTTATGATTCACTTGTGATTGATGATAAGAAGCTAAAAATACCGCATCCAGAGTTGCAAAAGCGAGATTTTGTGTTGATTCCGCTAAATGAGATAGCACCTGATTTTGTCCATCCAGTGTTGAAAAAGACAGTTTCTCAGCTTTATAGAGAGCTTGTCAATACAAAATAA
- a CDS encoding SDR family oxidoreductase: MEFLNMPEFKDKIAVVTGAAQGIGVFIALSFLKNGARVAAIDVDREAIADAMEDFFRGYEDRIEFFECDLQSANQIESTCLEIGKKYGYVDVLVNNAAAFSTKSIEERTVEEWDYVISVNLRAPYLMVKYLLPFMREGSCIVNIASTRALMSEKDTEPYSASKGGLLALTHSLAISLSHRKIRVNAISPGWIEVSQYKKRKNRQVPNLREIDLLQHPAGRVGRGEDIANAVLFLSSEKSGFITGTNLVVDGGMTVKMIYEE, encoded by the coding sequence ATGGAATTTTTAAACATGCCCGAGTTCAAAGACAAAATAGCTGTGGTTACAGGTGCAGCCCAGGGTATTGGGGTTTTCATAGCGCTTTCTTTTTTAAAAAACGGTGCGAGGGTTGCAGCAATTGATGTTGACAGAGAAGCAATTGCCGATGCAATGGAGGACTTTTTCAGGGGGTATGAAGACAGGATAGAGTTTTTTGAGTGCGATTTGCAAAGTGCCAATCAGATTGAAAGCACCTGTCTTGAGATTGGCAAAAAATATGGGTATGTTGATGTGCTTGTAAACAATGCAGCAGCTTTTTCGACAAAGAGCATTGAAGAAAGAACTGTTGAAGAGTGGGACTATGTAATAAGCGTGAACTTAAGAGCGCCGTACCTTATGGTGAAATATCTTTTGCCATTTATGAGAGAAGGAAGCTGCATTGTTAACATTGCATCCACAAGGGCTTTGATGTCTGAAAAAGACACAGAGCCATATTCAGCTTCAAAAGGCGGGCTTCTGGCACTTACACATTCGCTTGCCATTTCACTTTCACACAGGAAAATCAGAGTGAATGCTATAAGTCCGGGCTGGATAGAAGTGTCGCAATACAAGAAGAGAAAAAACAGGCAGGTTCCCAACCTGCGCGAGATAGACTTGCTTCAGCACCCTGCGGGAAGGGTGGGCAGAGGCGAGGATATAGCAAATGCGGTGCTGTTTTTATCATCTGAAAAGAGCGGATTTATCAC